In Lewinellaceae bacterium, a single window of DNA contains:
- the leuB gene encoding 3-isopropylmalate dehydrogenase → MTTIKKTKIAVLGGDGIGPEVTQQAIKVMDAVAERFGCYFEYCFADVGAVAIERVGNPLPDITLEACLKADAILFGAIGDPKYDNDPKAKVRPEQGLLRLRKELGLFANIRPVTTYERLLHLSPLRKERVKGVDLVIYRELTGGIYFGEKGTSADGRQAFDTCTYQVEEIERIAKLAFEQALLRRGKVTLVDKANVMETSRLWRQTVTDLAAGYPNVELDFMFVDNAAMQLIQNPRQFDVMLTSNMFGDILSDEASVLAGSMGLLPSASIGAHTSLFEPIHGSYPQAAGKDVANPMAAILSAAMLVENLGMTEAATAIRATVQYILEKGIGTPELQPSVVYGCSQIGDLAAHLVAEPDEEILVREDKLQQKVSTII, encoded by the coding sequence ATGACAACTATCAAAAAGACCAAGATCGCGGTATTGGGCGGCGACGGCATCGGCCCGGAAGTAACCCAGCAAGCCATCAAAGTGATGGATGCGGTGGCCGAGCGCTTTGGCTGTTATTTTGAATATTGCTTTGCCGATGTGGGCGCTGTCGCCATAGAACGGGTGGGCAACCCGCTGCCGGACATCACCCTCGAAGCCTGCCTTAAGGCCGACGCCATCCTCTTCGGCGCCATCGGCGACCCCAAATACGACAACGACCCCAAGGCTAAGGTGCGCCCCGAGCAAGGGCTGCTCCGCCTGCGCAAAGAACTGGGCCTTTTCGCCAACATCCGCCCGGTCACCACCTACGAGCGGCTGCTCCACCTCTCGCCCCTGCGGAAAGAACGCGTCAAAGGCGTCGACCTGGTCATTTACCGGGAGCTGACCGGCGGAATCTACTTCGGAGAAAAAGGAACTTCGGCGGATGGCCGGCAGGCCTTCGATACCTGTACTTATCAGGTAGAAGAAATAGAACGCATCGCCAAACTGGCTTTCGAACAGGCGCTGCTCCGCCGGGGCAAAGTGACGCTGGTCGACAAGGCCAACGTAATGGAAACTTCCCGCCTGTGGCGGCAAACAGTGACTGACCTGGCCGCCGGCTACCCAAATGTGGAGCTGGATTTCATGTTCGTTGACAACGCCGCCATGCAGTTGATCCAAAACCCGCGGCAGTTCGACGTTATGCTCACCTCCAATATGTTCGGAGATATCCTCTCCGACGAGGCCAGCGTACTGGCCGGATCCATGGGCCTGTTGCCTTCGGCTTCTATTGGCGCACATACATCCCTTTTCGAACCCATCCACGGCTCCTATCCGCAGGCTGCCGGAAAGGATGTGGCCAACCCAATGGCAGCCATTCTCTCCGCCGCGATGCTGGTGGAAAACCTGGGAATGACAGAAGCCGCCACAGCCATCCGGGCGACTGTTCAGTACATTCTGGAAAAGGGCATCGGCACGCCTGAACTGCAGCCCTCCGTCGTCTACGGCTGCTCGCAAATCGGAGACCTGGCGGCTCACCTGGTGGCGGAGCCGGATGAGGAAATATTGGTCCGGGAGGATAAGCTGCAGCAGAAAGTGTCGACAATTATTTGA